Proteins from a genomic interval of Marmoricola sp. OAE513:
- a CDS encoding demethylmenaquinone methyltransferase, whose protein sequence is MTRADLDKKPAEVQAMFDDVAERYDITNDVLSMGQDRRWRKIVLDAVDPKPGEVVLDLAAGTGTSSQPFLDRGATVVPCDFSVGMLQVGKKAKPHLPFVAGDGTKLPFADATFDAVTISFGLRNIVDPDAGLTELLRVTKPGGRIVVCEFSSPTWAPFRTVYIEYLMKALPAVARAVSSSPDAYVYLAESIRAWPDQAGLAARLQGAGWSKVKWRNLSGGIVALHHGTKA, encoded by the coding sequence GTGACCCGCGCCGACCTGGACAAGAAGCCCGCAGAAGTACAAGCGATGTTCGACGACGTCGCCGAGCGCTACGACATCACCAACGACGTGCTGTCGATGGGCCAGGACCGGCGCTGGCGCAAGATCGTCCTGGACGCCGTGGACCCGAAACCCGGCGAGGTCGTGCTCGACCTCGCGGCCGGCACCGGTACGTCGAGCCAGCCGTTCCTGGACCGCGGCGCGACCGTGGTGCCGTGCGACTTCTCGGTCGGCATGCTGCAGGTCGGCAAGAAGGCCAAGCCGCACCTGCCGTTCGTCGCCGGCGACGGCACCAAGCTCCCGTTCGCGGACGCCACCTTCGACGCGGTGACCATCTCGTTCGGCCTGCGCAACATCGTCGATCCCGACGCCGGCCTGACCGAGCTGCTCCGGGTCACCAAGCCCGGCGGCCGGATCGTCGTGTGCGAGTTCTCCTCGCCGACGTGGGCCCCGTTCCGCACGGTCTACATCGAGTACCTGATGAAGGCGCTGCCCGCCGTGGCCCGCGCGGTCTCGAGCTCGCCGGACGCCTACGTCTACCTCGCCGAGTCGATCCGGGCCTGGCCCGACCAGGCAGGTCTGGCCGCGCGCCTGCAGGGCGCCGGCTGGAGCAAGGTGAAGTGGCGCAACCTCTCGGGCGGCATCGTCGCCCTGCACCACGGCACCAAGGCCTGA
- a CDS encoding NADH-quinone oxidoreductase subunit B, which produces MGLEEKLPSGVLLTTVEGVAGYMRKASFWPATFGLACCAIEMMTSGGPKYDLARFGMEVFRASPRQADLMIVAGRVSQKMAPVLRQIYDQMPEPKWVLAMGVCASSGGMFNNYAIVQGVDHVVPVDIYLPGCPPRPEMLIDAILKLHDQVQNTKLGVNRLDEIEANEASALKALPTSQMKGLLR; this is translated from the coding sequence ATGGGTCTTGAAGAAAAGCTTCCGTCCGGCGTCCTGCTGACCACCGTCGAGGGCGTCGCCGGCTACATGCGCAAGGCGTCGTTCTGGCCGGCGACCTTCGGTCTGGCCTGCTGCGCGATCGAGATGATGACCAGCGGTGGCCCGAAGTACGACCTCGCCCGCTTCGGCATGGAGGTCTTCCGTGCCAGCCCGCGCCAGGCGGACCTGATGATCGTCGCCGGCCGGGTCAGCCAGAAGATGGCTCCCGTCCTGCGCCAGATCTACGACCAGATGCCCGAGCCCAAGTGGGTGCTCGCGATGGGTGTTTGCGCCAGTTCCGGCGGCATGTTCAACAACTACGCGATCGTCCAGGGTGTCGACCACGTGGTTCCCGTCGACATCTACCTGCCCGGCTGCCCGCCGCGACCCGAGATGCTCATCGACGCGATCCTCAAGCTGCACGACCAGGTCCAGAACACCAAGCTCGGCGTGAACCGCCTGGATGAGATCGAGGCCAACGAGGCGTCCGCTCTGAAGGCGCTGCCGACCAGCCAGATGAAGGGGCTGCTCCGGTGA
- a CDS encoding NADH-quinone oxidoreductase subunit C, translating into MSETQDPSKDVVEASAGSTTDAPGEVISRHEGMFGVSGTGDTSGFGGLTRNVELPGATSGPYGGWMDDVATALAEGAKAAGVEQAVEKVVVHRNEITFFIRREDLLPVVQLLRDDEKLRFEFCAGVNGVHYPEDAGRELHAVYHLLSMTHNRRIRLEVTAPDADPHIPSVCATYPTADWHERETFDFFGLIFDGHPALTRIQMPDDWPGHPQRKDYPLGGIPVEYKGGTVPPPDQRRSYN; encoded by the coding sequence GTGAGTGAGACGCAGGACCCCAGCAAGGACGTCGTCGAGGCCTCGGCAGGCTCGACCACCGATGCCCCCGGCGAGGTCATCTCCCGCCACGAGGGCATGTTCGGTGTCTCCGGAACCGGCGACACCTCTGGCTTCGGCGGCCTGACCCGCAACGTCGAGCTCCCCGGGGCGACCTCAGGTCCCTACGGCGGCTGGATGGACGACGTCGCGACGGCGCTCGCCGAGGGTGCCAAGGCGGCTGGCGTCGAGCAGGCCGTGGAGAAGGTCGTCGTGCACCGCAACGAGATCACCTTCTTCATCCGCCGCGAGGACCTGCTCCCGGTCGTCCAGCTGCTGCGCGACGACGAGAAGCTGCGCTTCGAGTTCTGCGCCGGGGTCAACGGCGTGCACTACCCGGAGGACGCCGGGCGCGAGCTGCACGCGGTCTACCACCTGCTCTCGATGACCCACAACCGCCGGATCCGCCTCGAGGTCACCGCGCCCGACGCCGACCCGCACATCCCCAGCGTGTGCGCGACGTACCCGACGGCGGACTGGCACGAGCGCGAGACGTTCGACTTCTTCGGCCTGATCTTCGACGGCCACCCGGCCCTGACCCGGATCCAGATGCCCGACGACTGGCCCGGTCACCCGCAGCGCAAGGACTACCCGCTCGGCGGCATCCCGGTCGAGTACAAGGGCGGGACCGTGCCCCCGCCGGATCAGCGAAGGAGCTACAACTGA
- a CDS encoding NADH-quinone oxidoreductase subunit A — protein MDLYTPVLALLVLASGFAIFSVIMSAATGPKRNNRAKLDSYECGIEPTPQPVGGGRFPVRYYITAMLFIVFDIEIVFLYPIAVAFDSMGTFALIEMILFIVPVFVAYTYVWRRGGLDWD, from the coding sequence ATGGATCTCTACACGCCCGTGCTGGCGCTCCTGGTCCTGGCGAGCGGCTTCGCCATCTTCTCGGTGATCATGAGCGCGGCCACCGGCCCGAAGCGCAACAACCGGGCCAAGCTCGACTCCTACGAGTGCGGCATCGAGCCGACCCCCCAGCCTGTGGGCGGCGGTCGTTTCCCGGTCCGGTACTACATCACCGCGATGCTCTTCATCGTCTTCGACATCGAGATCGTCTTCCTCTACCCGATCGCCGTGGCCTTCGACTCGATGGGCACCTTCGCGCTGATCGAAATGATCCTCTTCATCGTTCCCGTCTTCGTCGCCTACACGTACGTGTGGCGTCGCGGCGGCCTCGACTGGGACTGA
- a CDS encoding NADH-quinone oxidoreductase subunit D — MTADPYAATESDTTQGRVFTVTGQDWDSIVSGIAEEHDDKVVVNMGPQHPSTHGVLRLILELEGETVTQARCGIGYLHTGIEKNMEYRTWVQGVTFCTRMDYLSPFFNEATYVLGVERLLDIEDDIPEKAQVMRVLLMELNRISSHLVCIATGGMEIGALTVMTIGFRERELVLDLFELITGLRMNHAFIRPGGVAQDMPAGALDEIRDFIKLMKKRLPEYADLCNANPIFKARLVDVGHLDLAGCLALGLSGPPLRATGYPWDLRKSQPYSGYEDYDFEVQTWDTADAYGRFRVRLNEMWESLKIVEQAVERLAGLEGAPVMVADKKIAWPSQLAIGSDGMGNSLDHIKHIMGESMEGLIHHFKLVTEGFRVPAGQAYVPIESPRGELGAHVVSDGGTRPFRAHFRDPSFTNLQATSVMSEGGQVADVIVAIASIDPVMGGVDR; from the coding sequence ATGACCGCAGATCCGTACGCAGCAACCGAGTCCGACACCACCCAGGGCCGCGTGTTCACCGTCACCGGCCAGGACTGGGACTCCATCGTCTCCGGCATCGCCGAGGAGCACGACGACAAGGTCGTCGTGAACATGGGTCCGCAGCACCCCTCGACCCACGGCGTGCTCCGCCTCATCCTCGAGCTCGAGGGCGAGACGGTCACCCAAGCCCGGTGCGGCATCGGCTACCTGCACACCGGCATCGAGAAGAACATGGAGTACCGGACCTGGGTCCAGGGCGTCACGTTCTGCACCCGGATGGACTACCTCTCGCCGTTCTTCAACGAGGCGACGTACGTGCTCGGCGTCGAGCGGCTGCTCGACATCGAGGACGACATCCCCGAGAAGGCCCAGGTCATGCGGGTCCTGCTCATGGAGCTCAACCGTATCTCCAGCCACCTGGTCTGCATCGCCACCGGCGGCATGGAGATCGGCGCGCTGACCGTCATGACGATCGGCTTCCGCGAGCGTGAGCTGGTCCTCGACCTGTTCGAGCTGATCACCGGCCTGCGGATGAACCACGCGTTCATCCGTCCCGGCGGCGTCGCGCAGGACATGCCGGCCGGAGCGCTGGACGAGATCCGCGACTTCATCAAGCTGATGAAGAAGCGTCTCCCCGAGTACGCCGACCTCTGCAACGCCAACCCGATCTTCAAGGCACGTCTGGTCGACGTCGGTCACCTCGACCTCGCCGGCTGCCTGGCGCTCGGCCTGTCCGGCCCGCCGCTGCGTGCGACCGGGTACCCCTGGGACCTGCGCAAGAGCCAGCCCTACAGCGGCTACGAGGACTACGACTTCGAGGTCCAGACCTGGGACACGGCGGACGCCTACGGTCGTTTCCGCGTGCGCCTCAACGAGATGTGGGAATCGCTCAAGATCGTCGAGCAGGCTGTCGAGCGCCTCGCCGGACTCGAGGGTGCCCCGGTCATGGTCGCCGACAAGAAGATCGCCTGGCCGAGCCAGCTCGCGATCGGCAGCGACGGCATGGGCAACAGCCTCGACCACATCAAGCACATCATGGGCGAGTCCATGGAGGGCCTGATCCACCACTTCAAGCTGGTCACCGAGGGCTTCCGGGTGCCGGCCGGTCAGGCGTACGTGCCGATCGAGTCGCCGCGCGGCGAGCTCGGCGCGCACGTGGTCTCCGACGGCGGCACGCGCCCCTTCCGGGCGCACTTCCGGGACCCGTCGTTCACCAACCTGCAGGCGACGTCGGTGATGAGCGAGGGCGGCCAGGTCGCCGACGTCATCGTCGCGATCGCGTCGATCGACCCCGTCATGGGAGGCGTGGACCGGTGA